The following are from one region of the Silene latifolia isolate original U9 population chromosome 9, ASM4854445v1, whole genome shotgun sequence genome:
- the LOC141600951 gene encoding uncharacterized protein LOC141600951, with protein sequence METSNPPLVEMPYYSKFLEEVIFRRVDISSHELDASSKECNVVKSKEFTVKLDDPRSFSIPCTVGDQKVDSALCDLGTSVSVIPLALVKRLNILSLARTSITIKLADGTIKSPIGILKDIMVQIGKLSIPTDFVVLDIPMGRRSRVILGRPFLAMGGATIDVKEGLLSFKVGKEKVEFKLPHASKKTVIKK encoded by the coding sequence ATGGAGACCTCCAATCCACCTTTGGTGGAGATGCCTTATTACTCCAAATTCCTTGAAGAAGTCATTTTTAGAAGAGTGGACATTAGTAGCCATGAGCTTGATGCCTCAAGTAAGGAGTGCAATGTGGTCAAATCAAAAGAATTCACCGTCAAACTTGATGACCCTAGGAGTTTCTCAATTCCATGTACCGTTGGTGACCAAAAGGTGGATAGTGCCTTGTGTGACTTAGGgacaagtgtgagtgtcataccaCTTGCCCTTGTTAAGAGGTTGAATATTTTAAGCTTAGCCCGCACTTCCATTACAATCAAACTTGCCGACGGGACAATCAAATCTCCAATTGGGATTCTCAAGGATATCATGGTACAAATTGGTAAGCTTTCAATTCCTACCGATTTTGTTGTGTTGGACATCCCTATGGGAAGACGCTCTCGTGTCATTCttggtaggccattcttggcCATGGGAGGAGCTACCATAGATGTCAAAGAGGGACTATTGTCATTCAAAGTCGGGAAGGAAAAAGTTGAATTCAAGCTACCACATGCTTCAAAGAAAACCGTAATCAAGAAATGA